From one Flavobacterium kingsejongi genomic stretch:
- a CDS encoding transposase: MSKEKNYVKRTQRDYSMSLKLQIVHEIERGELSTHGACKKYGVQARSTVVSWLRKFGNFD, encoded by the coding sequence ATGTCTAAAGAGAAAAATTATGTAAAGCGAACCCAGCGAGATTACAGTATGTCTCTCAAATTGCAAATCGTCCATGAGATTGAACGAGGAGAGTTATCTACACATGGAGCTTGTAAAAAATATGGTGTGCAAGCACGTTCAACAGTTGTTAGTTGGCTTAGAAAATTTGGTAACTTTGATTAG